In the genome of Vanacampus margaritifer isolate UIUO_Vmar chromosome 1, RoL_Vmar_1.0, whole genome shotgun sequence, one region contains:
- the LOC144056650 gene encoding cell division control protein 42 homolog isoform X2 has product MQTIKCVVVGDGAVGKTCLLISYTTNKFPSEYVPTVFDNYAVTVMIGGEPYTLGLFDTAGQEDYDRLRPLSYPQTDVFLVCFSVVSPSSFENVKEKWVPEITHHCPKTPFLLVGTQIDLRDDPSTVEKLAKNKQKPITPETAEKLARDLKAVKYVECSALTQKGLKNVFDEAILAALEPPEPKKRRKCVLL; this is encoded by the exons ATGCAGACCATCAAATGTGTGGTGGTGGGCGATGGAGCAGTGGGAAAAACCTGTCTACTGATTTCATACACCACCAACAAATTCCCTTCGGAATATGTACCAACA GTGTTTGACAACTATGCAGTAACTGTTATGATCGGTGGTGAACCATACACCCTTGGCTTATTTGACACAGCAG GTCAGGAAGATTACGACAGGTTACGACCACTAAGCTACCCACAGACGGACGTCTTCTTAGTCTGCTTCTCTGTGGTTTCACCATCGTCCtttgaaaatgttaaagaaAAG TGGGTTCCGGAAATCACCCACCACTGCCCCAAGACCCCGTTCCTGTTGGTGGGCACTCAGATTGACCTGCGCGACGACCCCTCCACCGTGGAGAAGTTAGCCAAGAACAAACAGAAGCCCATCACCCCGGAGACGGCCGAGAAGCTGGCCCGCGACTTGAAGGCGGTCAAGTACGTGGAGTGCTCCGCCCTCACACAG AAAGGATTAAAGAATGTGTTTGATGAGGCAATACTGGCAGCCCTGGAGCCCCCCGAACCTAAGAAAAGACGTAAATGCGTTCTGCTCTAA
- the slc60a1b gene encoding major facilitator superfamily domain-containing protein 4B: MFVDDRIVTLFKRNAHHTLTYWSVFFSFGLCIAFLGPTILDLQCQTQSTLSQITWVFFSQQFCLLIGSSVGGVFKRTLFTALSALFVSALVISVIFAIIPLCNNVLVLAVAMAVSGLAMGVIDTIANIQLVTIYQKDSAVFLQALHFFIGFGALVSPLIADPFLSEHGCGNHTGNGTEIMHHFRNMLRHSPIAEHNITQSHLPHGGADEGSTVHYAFWIMALINLPVPLAVLFLMYRERLIPCCPNGTPNLLDKDELAMDNQQGAEGAEMEQAAHEAGGHGDIFSCCQNDNLRGLPVSFFMIHILGGMVLFMTDGIVGAYAGFVYTYAVAPPMSLPHKAAGYLASIFWAAITAGRLLSIPLSYRFPVMRLLIVNLAGAIITVLLLLIFYTSNTFLYIGTCLCGLFLSSIFPCMLAYTEDILDYQGCATSVLVTSAGMGEMVMQVLVGSIIQTAGSYSFLLCGVIMACIGFLLFMGLLFFHRMHKNYLTGTTKKSAMVEEETPGANGSSKAEPIEETQKS; encoded by the exons ATGTTTGTGGATGATCGGATAGTAACTCTGTTCAAAAGGAATGCCCACCACACGTTGACTTACTGGAGTGTTTTCTTCAGTTTTGGATTGTGCATCGCTTTTCTCGGGCCGACCATTCTGGACTTGCAGTGTCAAACTCAATCCACGCTGAGTCAGATTACGTGGGTGTTTTTCTCGCAGCAATTCTGCTTGTTGATTGGCAGCTCGGTCGGCGGCGTTTTCAAGAGGAC GTTGTTCACCGCTCTGTCTGCTTTATTCGTCTCGGCGCTTGTTATCTCTGTGATATTTGCCATCATCCCTTTGTGCAACAATGTCCTGGTGTTGGCCGTCGCCATGGCCGTGTCGGGTTTGGCTATGGGAGTCATCGACACCATCGCTAACATCCAACTGGTCACCATCTATCAGAAAGACTCGGCCGTTTTCTTGCAG gCTCTTCATTTCTTTATCGGCTTCGGCGCCCTGGTGAGCCCTCTGATTGCAGATCCTTTCCTCTCGGAACACGGCTGCGGGAATCACACTGGGAACGGGACAGAGATCATGCATCACTTCAGGAACATGCTGAGACACAGTCCTATTGCCGAGCACAACATCACTCAGAGCCACTTGCCCCACGGGGGAGCGGATGAGGGGTCCACTGTGCACTACGCCTTCTGGATCATGGCTCTTATCAAT CTGCCTGTGCCCCTCGCTGTCCTCTTCTTGATGTATCGCGAGCGTCTAATCCCATGCTGCCCTAACGGCACACCTAATCTGCTGGACAAAGATGAACTCGCCATGGATAACCAGCAGGGAGCCGAAGGCGCAGAAATGGAGCAGGCGGCGCATGAAGCTGGAG GTCACGGCGATATCTTTAGCTGCTGTCAGAATGATAACCTGCGCGGCCTGCCAGTGTCCTTCTTCATGATTCACATCCTCGGCGGGATGGTGCTTTTCATGACTGATGGCATTGTG GGGGCCTACGCCGGTTTTGTGTACACATACGCTGTCGCACCGCCCATGTCTCTTCCTCACAAAGCAGCCGGCTACTTAGCCAGCATTTTCTGGGCGGCCATCACCGCAGGTCGACTGCTGTCCATCCCGCTCTCATACCGTTTTCCAGTCATGAGACTGCTCATAGTCAACCTG GCTGGTGCTATTATCACTGTGTTGCTGCTGCTGATCTTCTACACCAGCAACACATTTTTGTATATCGGGACGTGTTTGTGTGGACTTTTCCTCAGCAGCATCTTCCCGTGCATGCTTGCCTACACTGAAGACATTCTTGATTACCAAG GTTGTGCTACATCGGTGCTGGTGACAAGTGCAGGAATGGGAGAGATGGTCATGCAGGTTCTGGTTGGCTCA ATTATACAGACCGCAGGCAGCTATAGTTTCCTTCTGTGCGGAGTGATTATGGCCTGCATCGGTTTCCTCCTTTTTATGGGTCTGCTCTTCTTCCATCGGATGCACAAAAACTACCTCACAG GAACGACAAAAAAGTCCGCCATGGTGGAGGAAGAAACGCCAGGAGCAAATGGATCGTCCAAAGCTGAGCCAATAGAGGAGACGCAGAAGAGCTGA
- the LOC144060976 gene encoding CMRF35-like molecule 1, with protein MRISGSLFGFFKALFLFIFWLPKHSADPDQLKVIRAAYGGSLVVPCHYDIQFRNSTKYWCRGPIYELCRIIAKTPKQRKNGRCSIADDKEAGVITVTMTALRRRDADMYWCVVARPGRNIFTAVKLIVFDTVIAPTSEVPATTSETNKDKTRWWEALRWIIFLSLVLSVAAAHIVAWKLKAARKIWHRNVQYLKKKNNI; from the exons ATGAGAATCTCTGGGTCACTGTTTGGCTTCTTCAAAG CTCTGTTCCTTTTCATTTTCTGGCTTCCAAAGCATTCGGCGGACCCAGATCAGCTGAAGGTCATAAGAGCAGCGTATGGAGGATCTTTAGTTGTGCCTTGTCACTACGATATTCAGTTCAGAAACAGCACAAAGTACTGGTGCAGGGGTCCGATCTATGAGCTGTGCAGGATCATTGCCAAAACACCAAAGCAGCGCAAAAACGGCAGATGCTCCATTGCTGATGACAAGGAAGCAGGAGTCATCACTGTTACTATGACGGCTCTCAGACGAAGAGATGCCGACATGTACTGGTGTGTTGTTGCCAGGCCTGGAAGGAATATTTTCACTGCCGTCAAACTCATCGTATTCGACACAG TAATAGCACCGACCAGCGAAGTGCCAGCAACTACATCAGagacaaataaagacaaaacacg GTGGTGGGAGGCTCTTCGATGgatcatttttttgtcactggTGTTAAGCGTGGCCGCGGCACATATAGTTGCTTGGAAATTAAAGGCTGCACGCAAAATTTGGCACAGAAATGTACagtatctgaaaaaaaaaaataatatttag
- the LOC144056650 gene encoding cell division control protein 42 homolog isoform X1 has protein sequence MQTIKCVVVGDGAVGKTCLLISYTTNKFPSEYVPTVFDNYAVTVMIGGEPYTLGLFDTAGQEDYDRLRPLSYPQTDVFLVCFSVVSPSSFENVKEKWVPEITHHCPKTPFLLVGTQIDLRDDPSTVEKLAKNKQKPITPETAEKLARDLKAVKYVECSALTQRGLKNVFDEAILAALEPPETQRKRKCCLF, from the exons ATGCAGACCATCAAATGTGTGGTGGTGGGCGATGGAGCAGTGGGAAAAACCTGTCTACTGATTTCATACACCACCAACAAATTCCCTTCGGAATATGTACCAACA GTGTTTGACAACTATGCAGTAACTGTTATGATCGGTGGTGAACCATACACCCTTGGCTTATTTGACACAGCAG GTCAGGAAGATTACGACAGGTTACGACCACTAAGCTACCCACAGACGGACGTCTTCTTAGTCTGCTTCTCTGTGGTTTCACCATCGTCCtttgaaaatgttaaagaaAAG TGGGTTCCGGAAATCACCCACCACTGCCCCAAGACCCCGTTCCTGTTGGTGGGCACTCAGATTGACCTGCGCGACGACCCCTCCACCGTGGAGAAGTTAGCCAAGAACAAACAGAAGCCCATCACCCCGGAGACGGCCGAGAAGCTGGCCCGCGACTTGAAGGCGGTCAAGTACGTGGAGTGCTCCGCCCTCACACAG CGGGGACTGAAGAACGTATTTGACGAGGCTATCCTCGCCGCTTTAGAGCCCCCCGAAACTCAGAGAAAGAGAAAGTGCTGTTTGTTCTGA
- the LOC144056644 gene encoding F-box only protein 6-like → MGATQSSDSVTSIQRPSSVPAMSEDSVPLEVLEEIFLNLPPEQVVWICRLVCRQWKDIADSQSLWRGRCRREGYRLRNDSRVPQDWRLLYFLCKKRRNLLKNPRAEDQMRGWQILENSGDRWKVDNVLVAHPNETIKTNFVTSYGMCSKSQLIDLESEGYNASFMDHFQPDIKISDWYAPRWDCGSEYKIHVELLNRKKKPIKTFSPEVIYFQQWNDGKWTQITHVFRNYGSGVRYIRFVHGGKDTQFWAGWYGIRLTDSCVEISPAMES, encoded by the exons ATGGGTGCAACACAGAGCTCTGACTCCGTCACTTCCATCCAGCGACCGTCTTCTGTTCCTGCCATGTCAGAG GACTCCGTTCCTCTGGAGGTTCTCGAAGAGATCTTCTTGAATCTCCCCCCCGAGCAGGTGGTCTGGATTTGTCGGTTAGTGTGCCGTCAATGGAAAGACATTGCTGACAGCCAGTCTTTATGGAGAGGCAGATGCAGGAGAGAAGGCTATCGCCTCCGCAATGATTCCAGAGTACCACAAGACTGGAGGTTATTATACTTCTTGTGCAAGAAGCGACGGAATCTTCTCAAGAACCCGCGGGCCGAAG ATCAAATGAGAGGTTGGCAGATATTGGAGAACAGCGGCGACCGCTGGAAAGTAGACAATGTCTTGGTAGCGCATCCAAATGAAACCATCAAGACCAACTTTGTGACTTCATACGG CATGTGCAGCAAGTCCCAGCTTATTGATTTGGAGTCTGAAGGTTACAACGCATCATTTATGGATCACTTTCAGCCAGACATCAAAATATCGGATTG GTATGCCCCTCGATGGGACTGTGGCAGTGAATACAAGATCCACGTGGAGCTGCTGAATCGAAAGAAGAAGCCAATTAAGACCTTTTCCCCTGAGGTGATTTATTTTCAGCAATGGAACGATGGTAAATGGACGCAG ataACACACGTGTTCCGCAACTACGGGTCAGGAGTGAGATACATCCGCTTTGTCCACGGGGGTAAGGACACACAGTTCTGGGCTGGATGGTACGGAATTCGCCTTACGGACAGTTGTGTTGAGATAAGTCCTGCAATGGAATCATAG